The genome window CAGTAGGGGTCATCGGACGTGATGGAGAGCTGCAACCTGATGTTAATGAGGAAGCTATTGAGGCTGCGAAAGTCGTGTTGGAGAACATGGAAGAGCACACGGACGAGAAAAGCCCCCtcaagaggaggagaggcaggccAAAGGGGCCTGCTGCAACTACATGTGAATACTGTGGCCTTCTCGCCTCCAATAGTACCAATCTAAATGTGCATATTCGTCGTAAGCACAGCCGGCAGTACAGCTTCACCTGCAGGCTTTGTTCTTACAACTGTGTGACGAAAGGCGACATGGACCGACACTGTGTCACAAAGAAGCACCTTAAACGCGTGGAGGATGCTAGCAGCGATGGCCAAGTGGACCTGGATACGTCAGTGCAGGTCGTGAGTAAAGAGTCAGGCTCTCAGGCCAGCGAGGGTGAGGCTATACATCGGAATAGTCCAGTCAGAGCAGGgtccaaaggagaggagggggccaCGGACAAAACAGGGGAGCTGTCACAAGACGACGTCAAAGGACAAGTGAGCAGCCCGAAAAAGAGCAAGTACGACTTGGTCAACTCCTGCAGCCATTGCAGCTTCGTAGCTCATTCGATTCCCTCCCTCGACCTCCACGTGAAGAGGAGACACACCCGGGACTTTGAGTTTGTGTGCCTGGCGTGCAGCTACTACGCGGTCACGCGTCGAGAGATGTCTCGCCACGCCTCCACGGACAAGCATAAGCAGAAGAGTGAGGTCTACCTAGAGAACCTGGAGAGCTTTGTGGCGGAAgacctggcacagccagaggaGGAGGCCATGGAGCTGGGGAACAGAGCTGACCCTGATGCTGACAACAATGCTCACACTGAGGATCCCTCCCCCTCAGTGCCCCCTGACACAGACATAGAGCAGCCCACAGgcacaactacagaccagcctaacagtatagacacagaccaacccacagacacagatacagatcaacccacagagacagagcagcccaacaacacagacacagaccagcCCCCTATCATCGATACAGAACAACCCACAGACACAGGTACAGACCAacccacagagacagagcagCCCATCAACCCAGACACAGACCAGCCCCCTATCATCGATACAGAACAACCCACAGACACAGACCAGCCcaatgacacagacacagaccagcCCCCTATCATCGATACAGAACAACCCACAGATACAGACCAGCCcaatgacacagacacagaccagcCCCCTATCACCGATACAGACCAacccacagagacagaccagCCCAATGACATAGACACAGACCAGCCCCCTATCATCGATACAGAACAAGCCACAGATACATACCAacccacagagacagagcagtccatcaacacagacacagaccagcCCCCTATCATCGATACAGAACAACCCACAGATACATACCAacccacagagacagaacagccCAACAACACAGAGCATATTACCACTAACCCCACACAGACTTCTGACGTTTTGAGCAATGAGCAGGCAGCCCCAATAGTGGAAGTTAGTGGCACTGTTGTTGAGGAAAACACAGAGATCCAGGTGGCTGGTGAGGCGTCCTGTGGTGGCTCGGAACAAACCAGCAACGAAGCTCTAGGTACGTTTGAGCCTCAGGAGGCACCAGCAGAAATCCCCATTACACCGCCCGAGGAAGGCCAGAAGGAAGGGGCCGAGCCCGAGGCGGAACCAGAGCTATTCTGTTCAGACGACGACGTTGAGATGGCTGATGAGAAACCTGACATCTCTTCCCCAGAGAAACAGCTCACCAGGGCGCTGCCGTTCGACGCTTGCATCATACCTCTCAAGTCCTTGACTGAAGCCGAGCTGGCTTTGCATGAAGAACGCATGGCTCACTCTGTTGAGGGCCACTCTGGCCTGGCCGGACCGGGCAGTTTCCAGAAGATCAAAAGAACCAAACCTGTAGGGGCTTCAGGTCTGTCCAAGGGGTTAACTCCCAACCCCCGCATCCGCTGCGAGGACTGCGGCTTCGTGGCGGACGGCATGAGCGGCCTCAATGTGCACATCTCCATGAAGCACCCGTCCAAGGAGAAGCACTTCCACTGCATGCTGTGCGGCAAGTCCTTCTACACGGAGAGCAACCTGCACCAGCACCTGACCAGCGCCGCCCACCTGCGCAACGAGCAGGCCAGCATCGAGGAGCTTCCGGAAGGCGGCGCCACCTTCAAGTGCGTGAAGTGCACGGACCCGTTCGAGACGGAGCAGGAGCTGTTCGTGCACATCAAGGAGAAGCACGAGGAGCTGCTGCGCGAGGTCAACAAGTACGTCCTGGAGGACACGGAGCAGATCAACCGCGAGCGCGAGGAGAACCAGGGCAGTGTGTGCAAGCACTGCGGCAAGGTGTGCAAGAGCAGCAACTCCATGGCCTTCCTGGCGCACATccgcacacacacaggtacgttgtcTCCCAAAACACTTATTTGAAAACCTTCACtgctattattttttttaatgatacATACTTAGTTTCTTTGATGAGTTATTTTAAATGAGTTATTTTAAAGTCATTGATAGCTGCGTCACTAATATTCATAGGTGTTAAAATACAGTGTATACGCCACTTAGAATTGACCAGCATTGTCAATCATTACATGTGTTGGACATCAGGTTTTGAGATACTGTAGTCTAGCCTATGTAGCGGTATCAGGGCCAGGCCAGGTATCAGAGGAGAGGCATGGTCCATGTAGTGATGGGAGCTTAAGCCATGCATTGGAGGAATGGAGAAGGTAAAGACTGAGCTGCAGGAGATGCTAATGGACCACGGATTGGGATTCCCTGTGCACCGCCTGGTCAAAGACATGTGCGACTCATAATTGATGTGTCCATTACCAAGATTCGGTTGTAATTATAGTCAATAAGTCTCTGTAAATGTGTTAAAGCTTTGGCTAAAAGCATTGGAGACCCAAAGAGAGGTGGGCTAATAATTTAAAATAATCAATGCAGGCGTATTCAAAGCCCTTCatttcccgtgtgtgtgtgtgtgtgtgtgtgtgtgtgtgtgtgtgtgtgtgttgtgtgtgtgtgtgtgtgtgtgtgtgtgtgtgtgtgtgtgtgtgtgtgtgtgtgtgtgtgtgtgtgtgtgtgtgtgtgtgtgtgtgtgtgtgtaacttgcGTCTGTATGTGTCAGCCTACATGGTGAGCTGATTATCCTCAATCCATTAAGATTTATCTTGTCATTTATAATGCAAATCAGGGTTCGGCTGGTCAGGTCTATGACTAGGGAATGTCTGGCGGGTTAAGAATAGAGGGCGCTCCATTACTCTTCCTTGACCATGTGTATTAATTGCTTTTAAAATCAGCTTAATGTAGGAATGAGAAGTGAGGGCGCCATCAATAAATGCCCTTCTCTGCTTCCTCCGGTCCGTCCCCCTTTCAGCCCAAACTTTAATGGGACTTTAATTGGAGTACAGACAGAGCTCTATGGTCGTTCTGGGTGtattatgtgtctctgtgtgtgtgtgtgtgtgtgtgtgtgtgtgtgtgtgtgtgtgtgtgtgtgtgtgtgtgtgtgtgtgtgtgtgtgtgtgtgtgtgtgtgtgtgtgtgtgtgtgtgtctgtgtctttctctgtgtgtggagtgactGACTAATGGCCGAGGAGGGTTAAGATGTGTGGACCGTCTCGGAGAGTTGACGGGGGGGTTGCCATGTGCAGAGTCAATGAGAGTGCTGCCATGAGGCACTATGGTAGTCTGGTCATGTGGGTCAGAATGCTCAGATACCCAGGCTGCTGCTGCTTCTTTCTCTAAGTGTGTGCCCTTACCCATCACCGAGACGACATGATTAGGCCTACTTCTGTTTGGGATGACCTCTCAACTTCTAATATGGGGGAAGAGTCGCCATGGTCTCACCATTGCAAACTGGTTCAGGTTGGCATGTGGTCTGTTTTGCTGGGGTACGTCCTACGGTTAATTAATTCAGAAAAATAAAAGCATACAAGAAGAGCAACTAACTGTCTTTACTTTGGCATTCCCCTCATGTCTCTGTTGCTCAACAAAACCACACTTTGTGGCACGGGGAGACtcgcacatactgtacagtaagaCTGAATTGAAATTCTGTTTGTTGTATAGTCGAGTAGTCTGAAAGGACAGACGACATCAACAAGAGAAGGATTATGAGGCCAAATGATCAACATTTAGATTTATCCTTTGTGTGATATTTTGTTGAATTTGTAATATCCGTTTATGAGCCTACTACAGTATTTCATATTGCCGTGTAAACAACGCCATTACTTTGGTTCCAGCTGAGGGAAAGTGTTACTTAAGCAAATGAAAACAGTGACACTTTAAGAAGATGTGTTTATCAAAGTCAAGGGCACATTTGAAGGTCTCGATGTGAGTATTGTCGTAATTTTTTTAGGTGGCTTTTTCGATTGAATTTATCTCCTTCTTGATGAGTTTGCTCATTTCTGAGTTTGCTCATTTTCTTTGCCTCTTTGTAGAATGCACCTATTTCTTAGCATTTTGACACTGTATACTAGTTATTATTATTGCTAAGTTCCCTCATTACATTGAGTTATTCTCTCTTTGTATGTGGTCATTTATCGTGTACACTTCTTCCAGTGCTGTGGAGCAGGACTGTGGGGTCCACCGGTGTTTGGACTGGGAGCACGTCCAGATCGTTTTAATTAAACCAAGATTTTTATTTACTTGATTAATCGGCAAAATCAGGAGATGGTGGGAGGCTGCACGCATATTTGTCAATTTGTCCCCTGGGAAAAAAAGACTTACATTTTGCCAATGAGGATGCAACTGGATTTGCATTTTGAGCTAAATTGGTCACTTTTTCACTTGAGAGAGCTGTCTGACCTTCTGAGGTCTGGGGTGGGTTGAAGtaatggccacacacacacataatcaccaCACACACTTgccaaacatgcacacacacactctttctctctaacaaacaaacaaacaaacaaacacacacacacacacacacacacacacacacacacacacacacacacacacacacacacacacacacacacacacacacacacacacacacacacacacacacacacacacacacacaatgagtttCTGAAGGTGTAAACAAAACTATTTGATTTGAAAATTCAACACTGGAAAAAAAGTCTGTccctttaaaaaatgttttaaaacgggTTTGCCGTTTTGCCGGGATTTTGGCAACgatgccctttatctacttcgcCAGTCAGATGTACTCGTGGATACcatgtttatgtctctgtgtccagtgtgaaggaagttagaggtagtttttgcaagctaatgctaactagcgttaaaGTAATGACTGatagtctatgggtatctgctagcattgccaaaatccagaagtatcccttcagggagagggagagagagagagagagagagcaagcgcaTTGCGGGTCATTACCCATCTCATCTGGAATGTGAGGGAGCCACATTGCCCCTATGTGGTTGGCAATATTAATTTAACATGACACTGCATTGATGGTCAATTTCAGTTTCATGGAGGCTGTTtaagtggagtggtggagtattAACACGATGAGACGTGAGAAGGGAGGGATGCCACATATCTCTCCTCCTGCCATGTCTCATACTCACTCACACAGCCATCTGGCCAGATCCTCTCCCTCTGCGCCTGTCACTCGCTTCACCTCGGcttgggcgtgtgtgtgtgtttgttttggggAGCGCATCATAGGGGTGTGTATCGGTGCTAAATGAAGAGGCCCGATTCACCAGCGCTCATGTGTTAACGCCCCTCCCTCGCCTGTTTGCAGGCCTTGTTAGCACGCGCTTGCCTTTCAATCTTCGTTACCGGCTTAAAATTCAACTTGTCGTACTTCCAGCTCGCGGCAAGTGAACCGTGTATGAACAAATTAGTAATCTACACAAAGTGCTTAATCAAATCAGCGGCTGCCCCTGAAATAAATATTGCAATGAGTCTTGGGATATTCACTGGGAGAGCGGATTGCATAGCGAGTATATTATAGGAGGTTTCCAGTCAGATTAGTGTGTCATACTGGAGAACTGCTGCTTTAGTCTGTCTGCATGGGACCTGGCCCTAGTCTGTCTGCATGGGACCTGGCCCCTAGTCTGTCTGCATGGGACCTGGCCCCTTGTCTGTCTGCATGGGACCTGGCCCCTTGTCTGTCTGCATGGGACCTGGCCCCTTGTCTGTCTGCATGGGACCTGGCTCCTTGTCTGTCTGCATGGGACCTGGCCCCTTGTCTGTCTGCATGGGACCTGGCCCTAGTTTGTCTGCATGGGACCTGGCCCCTTGTCTGTCTGCATGGGACCTGGCCCCTTGTCTGTCTGCATGGGACCTGGCCCCTTGTCTGTCTGCATGGGACCTGGCCCCTTGTCTGTCTGCATGGGACCTGGCCCCTTGTCTGTCTGCATGGGACCTGGCCTCTTGTCTGTCTGCATGGGACCTGGCCCCTTGTCTGTCTGCATGGGACCTGGCCCCTTGTCTGTCTGCATGGGACCTGGCCCCTTGTCTGTCTGCATGGGACCTGGCCCCTTGTCTGTCTGCATGGGACCTGGCCCCTTGTCTGTCTGCATGGGACCTGGCCCCTTGTCTGTCTGCATGGGACCTGGCCCCTTGTCTGTCTGCATGGGACCTGGCCCCTAGTCTGTCTGCATGGGACCTGGCCCCTTGTCTGTCTGCATGGGACCTGGCCCTAGTCCGTGCGGCATTATCCACATGAATGGCCCTCACTTGTAGTTGCATACACATCTTGTGTATATTTTATCTACACAACTAAATAACGGCTGGGGTTCAATTCATTTAGGAAAAATAGCACTGTCGTTGCAACCATGAGTTAACTTATGCTTAAATGTTATAACTAGGCCAACTGAAACAGCATTGGACTATTCTTTTGGGGGCATATTTACAATGCTACAGTACTATTCCCCGGCATGCTGCAGCGCTTTTTTGATTGAATAGGCCTTCCCCAGTCCGTGTGTTCTATTAGCCTAGGGGGTGGTGTCCCGTCTAGCCATCATGGGCGCTGACGATCCATAGCagccccctctctcgctctgctgcTCTTAAATGACAAATTGCGGGCAGAGACTGTGCCACTCTCTCAAACGCCACTGCCACCCCACCCTCCCCATTTTATTAATGAGAATAATTAGAAGGATACCTCCCCGCAAAGCCAGGCAGAGTGATTAGCGCTTTTAATGATGGAACGTGGTAGTGAGTGCACACCAAATTGATTTACGTGTTCTGCCTGACCTTTGGTATCCAATTTACGCATCCAGAAGCAAAAGAAGGAAGAgtaggtaagagagagagagagggagagagtgacggggaaagatggagaggtggaggccATGTACTCACTGTAGGAGCTTGTGTTTTttttgtacagtaccagtcaaaagtttggacacacctactcattcaagggtttttctttattttgactattttctaccatgtagaataagagtgaagacatcaaaactatgaaataacacatatggaatcatgtagtaaccaaaaaatatttgacattttagattcttcaaagtagccaccctttgccttcacgacagctttgcacactcttggcattctgtcaactagcttatttcatagttttgatgtatgtCCTGGACTCAGGGTGTCTGGTTGTTTTACAGTCAATCTTGGGCAGTAAAGTCGTACAGTAGCAGTAAAGAATATTCCAAATTTCAGCAACCTGACTAACAACACAAATTCACCACGGCATCGTTCAGTGTCACCATCTCTGCAATTGTGCAAAGATCTTTCAGTTTGAATGTTATTAAAGACTGTGCCTCcatgttgcccccccccccccccccccccccggccttatggctctactctacCTTCACCCCTACATCTACAACCACTACTTTCTTTTTTATTAGACTGTTTATAGTAATCTGTGTATTTTTTCCCCAATAGATAAAGTAGGATAAATTGACTTCACTTATTGTTCTGCAGGATCGAAGCCCTTCAAGTGCAAAATCTGCAACTTTGCCACCGCCCAGCTGGGTGACGCCAGGAACCACGTGAAGAGACATCTGGGCATGAGAGAGTACAAGTGCCACATCTGTGGGTGAGTACCACAGTCAGTGACTAGTCACTACCTTTTTAACTGGGGAtgcctgggttgtgttcattaagtTCCAAACGGAAGAAAAAAGGTCAGAAACGGAATGGAAGGGCAAGGTACTATCTGAACTTAAGACGAAACACTTGTTTTCCTTTTACGTTGCTACGGTCTTATTGGGTTTTTAAGTCATTTTTGCCATTTAGGTTGAATCACAAGAAGAAGATCCTCTTGCTCTGCCAACCATTATTTCCTCTCTTATTGTGATATGTTTCAATAGAATCTGTCATATCTCATCATAGTCAACATTATAGCGCAACGGCGCAGGGCTAGGCCTATAAACTCAAAGTACAATGCTTCTGTGTCTCTTTCGTACTGCATTTAGGCCAAGTTCAGTTCAGTTAGTTTCATTCCCGTGCTTGATCTTCCTACAATCTGACTCTGTTCGCATGGACATGTTGGACTGTTTCTGTGTCATTTGGAAATGTACTGAATAGCAGGATGTTCAGCTTGTACCACGTTCTCTGCGCCTACGTGATACATAGATGAAGACGGGTAGTTATTTAGTCTCCCTCAATGCTTCTGTGTAAACTGTTGTGTTTAAATGTGTTTCCGTTTAGTTCGGTTGCTACGTTTTCTTTCTGCCACAGTCGAGTGGAATGAACGTGTTTATTTGTCGCCGCCGTTCACAAACGTTTTGCAGAAGGGAAAACAGATTTTGTTAAACACAGCTACCTCTAATGAGGAAAAAGACTCATGTTTCACAAGCCCTCCAGCGAAAACATTTTCCCCAAGTGCTATAAATGTGTTAGGGCTTTGACCAAGAGAatatgtacacacgcacacacacacacccgcacacacccacacacacacccgcacacacacccgcacacacacccacacacacacacacacacacacacacacacacacacacacacacacacacacacacacacacacacacacacacacacacacacacacacacacacacacacacacacacacacacacacacacacacacagttctccaATGTGCCTGACTGCCTTTAAATGAGTCTACTAAATACAGCTTCTGGTTTCACAAATCATGCGGATGGAGGAGCTATCTCCCGCCTGAGCCAGACACGGGTGACAAAtcggccctgtgtgtgtgtgtgtgcgcgcacgcgcTCACTACTGACTGATCACCGGGGCAACTTTCCTCTTGACTAAAGAGCAGCAAACAAAGAACAGACCAGAAACACCCTCATTAAGGCCAAAGTAGACATACTCTCTCTTCCCAAAGTATCCAGATTAGATAATATAGGCCCACATATATGTGGCTAATCTGAATGCTGTTGCTAATGGTTGTTCGTGTCTCAGTTAATGCAATTTCCCTTTTTCGGTTTGGGCTGACCTAGAAAGTGAGATTACAATGTAGGCTGGCCATTAGGCATTCTGTTGCACACACTGGGTGAGGTGACATTTTGCGAAACAAAACCCTCTTTATCTAATGAAATCGTCTCTCATTATTACAATTTATCATCTTGATTACAATAGCTGAAGCGTTAATTTAAGTTCACTCGACCGAAGTTTCTGGAACTACAAAATTGAAATTCATACGTTGAGCAAAATGTGGTGGttttacacacagagatacaATTACTGGAATGTACCAAGCCCTTCAGACCATGGCAATTTGACTGGAACATTCAtcagtaattctatttctatggttctaCATGACTTCCCTGCTTTGTGAGACAAGCCAATGTAACGTTAACCAGTAGTCTGTTCATTCATTTCCCATTACGATCACAGAGTGAGCTCATCCTGCTCTCGTTAGAATGTTGAGGAGGAGCAGCAGCGTTGTTTAACTCAATCTAAACACGCGTGTGGTCTTTCTCCCTGCGCCATCGATTGGCGCTCTCCCACCGGTGAACTCTGTGGCTGCGAATATTACCCGCTTTTGACACTGTGCGCTAACGATTGAGACGCCCCCAAATGGATGCGGTGCCCCTCTGCTGTCCACCTCACTTCAGCTGAGCCGAGAGCCTCGGAGGGCTGCTCGTCTCCGCTGAGGACTCTGGGAAGTTGTTGATAGTTAAAGATCATATTGTTGTGGCATTTAATTAACAAATGCAAATCAAGGCCAGGACAGATAGGCACCTCTGACCCAGCTGCCAATCAAACGTGAGAAGTCTGTTCAGTGTAGGCAGGCTGTGTTGTGTGTACACCATGCCTTTACACTCTCTCTCGCTACCTTTTTTTAGCTAATAGTTACTCTCTTTTCGGTTTCGGTTCCTTTTTCTTTCGTTGTGTCTTTCTTGTCCTTCAGAGTGACACGTCTCGTAGCTGATATCCTCTGCTTTTTACAGCAAGTTCTTTTTTGCAGGGTATATTTTTCTTAATtgtatttctttttttatccttttttctccccaatttcgtgatatccaattggtagttacagtcatgtcccatcgctgtaactcctgtacggactcgggagaggcgaaggtcgagagccgtgcgtcctccgaaacatgaacctgccaagccgcactgcttcttgaccttgagagtgtcagaggaaacactctACAACTGGCGACCAAAGTCAGCCTACATGCGCCCGGGCCCACCATaaggagtcgctagagagcgatgggacaaggacatcccggccgacgatgctgggccaattgtgcaccgactcatgtgtctcccggtcacggccggctgcaacacagccgggatcgaacccgggtctgtagtgacgcctcaagcactccgatgcagtgctttagaaccctgcgccactcgggaggccactaATGTATTTTTTAACTGTCGTTTTAGCCATTTATGAATGTATTATTCAATAGTAAAGACCAAATAAAATATTTTCATCACAAAAAATTACATCCATTTTTTTGATACCTAAAGGGTCCCTAAAatacaaaatcaaatagctaaatgatccatggtatgaccatcttaaaacaattccatatgtcagctcAGCACCCCCCCCCTCCAATGGCTTAGACTTTTAAGAACTAAAATACTGAATCTTGCAGCAATGACATCTCCTAACTGATTGATGTAGTCCTAAGCTGGCCATAAAAACATAACCTGCAAAAACAGCAGAAAAACACAAATTGCCCCCCCTAGCACACACAGTACGGCAAGATTCCTCATACTGTATTTAATTGGGAAAAAAAGATTTTCACACACAAGGCTGTTTCTTGTcttttctctgtgtgtggtgtgtgtcggTCCACAGTGGGCCTAGGCCATTTAATGAGCACTCCCTTCCgctcctccatcatgttctctCCTCCCAAAAGGCTCTGGATTCAGCATTTCAGCATCCCTTACCCTCACCACTTCTCCCCCATCGCCCCGCCGCTCTCGCCTCAACCTCCCCAAAGATGCCGTGGACGGCCAGTGCTGTTTGTAGGTGTTAAATTATGCATCAGTAGTCTAAACGCTGTGAAGCATTGGTTTAATATCTGGGGGCCAAGGCGTTGGAAGTATTAACAACATCCTGGATGGTCCTCCCATTGGACCTGGTTCTATGATATCATATCGGCCAGACGGCCACTATAGTTGGAGCTACCCGTCTAGCAGCTCTAGTTTAAACTTTAACGgtttctctcttcatctcccagAAAAGTTGTCCGTCTTTCCGGTATCTGagagtcgcccccccccccccccctccgttgACTTAGTAGCCGAGTCCGGAGTGAGTATATTTAGTCATAATTTCATGTTGGTGTCGTGTGATTCGAATGGAACAGGATAGGGTTGGCTCGTGTCAGGCTTTTGTGTCTCCCCGTCTGTGAGTGTGTCTCTGCTGGTCCCAGAATAGCCCCGTCAGTTCAGTTCCGCCCTCCCCTCCCTTTCCCCGGCTCATCCTCTGTAGTATGCCTTAATGCCCAGGCCTGtaccagtgtgtgtgcgtgtttgcatgcgtgtgtgtgtgtgcgcgtgtgcatgctcatgtatgtgtgtctgcgtgtgtgtgtgtgaggcccgGGCCTTGACAGGAGAGGAGCATCTTAGCGCTCTGCTTATCCAGAGAAAGCCGTCACTTAACTCAGCCCCTCCATTGTGTGTCCCCCACCACCACTCCCACCCCTCTTCCTCCCTGACGTGATACTCTTTAATCCTCAAACAGAATCTGGTTTTTAACTCAGACTATTTTTCggtgttttttttctcctctcctccattttaACGTTAATGGTCGTTGCAGATGAAGAAAGGGATCCCTATGAGGGCGATTACAACGTCACTCCCCCGATCTCTCCGCCGCCCCCGAAATAATTGTACATCATCGCTTCATAACGTGTCAGAGGGGTGTTGGTGGCGTGCAATTAAAACCGGCGAATATAATACAGGAAATTACGGCCTGTCAGGTCGGTGAACAACACAGTCGGTATTTGAGTTACACTTAATCATCATGTGCATTAGCGACTTCATCGGATTTCCACTCTGGTGTGAAGCGCTCTCTCTCACCGTTAAGGCTTTGGATTGTGTCTGAAAGTACAACACCCGGGCTATAGCTCTGGTCTTATGTGAGGAGATGACATTTGAAAGCTCATTGCCGTAGTAAATTATA of Salvelinus fontinalis isolate EN_2023a unplaced genomic scaffold, ASM2944872v1 scaffold_0401, whole genome shotgun sequence contains these proteins:
- the LOC129845908 gene encoding zinc finger protein 407-like — protein: MDRELRSGKEINEDKVPHHRDTGSVSTEEMESGGIPSLAKRPRPDDVTADSTGEIEEDTGGKVADGKESDQPPRVEVNITPETGYGCACPICGFMAKTPTALKIHSKRKHTGRGKTRGVSSAEVLVEIDGSTTGATAQTSNYKTGGDTEEKVSSSERQQDATESQSQGTEAGGSGGEVTTIIAKEEIAEKQGTGRDTFDMKVTTIATEEIAEEEQEKTPGKKIVGKRGPKPKTIHACSYCGHEFRDKPSLDTHIKRRHTKEMNYFCEFCLYACVAKCDYEKHCLSNKHNKRVAESRESSGLSSPMDKKTAEQAQIFASTTTQTRASRRALGARFQLQCGSCEFRVSNSALLESHARLKRHGEHRFLCNVCRYYTATSEWMDTHVSSESHRRVAEEKNTGSSFEECVEKVSKDSIGDDMLTDDVAVGVIGRDGELQPDVNEEAIEAAKVVLENMEEHTDEKSPLKRRRGRPKGPAATTCEYCGLLASNSTNLNVHIRRKHSRQYSFTCRLCSYNCVTKGDMDRHCVTKKHLKRVEDASSDGQVDLDTSVQVVSKESGSQASEGEAIHRNSPVRAGSKGEEGATDKTGELSQDDVKGQVSSPKKSKYDLVNSCSHCSFVAHSIPSLDLHVKRRHTRDFEFVCLACSYYAVTRREMSRHASTDKHKQKSEVYLENLESFVAEDLAQPEEEAMELGNRADPDADNNAHTEDPSPSVPPDTDIEQPTGTTTDQPNSIDTDQPTDTDTDQPTETEQPNNTDTDQPPIIDTEQPTDTGTDQPTETEQPINPDTDQPPIIDTEQPTDTDQPNDTDTDQPPIIDTEQPTDTDQPNDTDTDQPPITDTDQPTETDQPNDIDTDQPPIIDTEQATDTYQPTETEQSINTDTDQPPIIDTEQPTDTYQPTETEQPNNTEHITTNPTQTSDVLSNEQAAPIVEVSGTVVEENTEIQVAGEASCGGSEQTSNEALGTFEPQEAPAEIPITPPEEGQKEGAEPEAEPELFCSDDDVEMADEKPDISSPEKQLTRALPFDACIIPLKSLTEAELALHEERMAHSVEGHSGLAGPGSFQKIKRTKPVGASGLSKGLTPNPRIRCEDCGFVADGMSGLNVHISMKHPSKEKHFHCMLCGKSFYTESNLHQHLTSAAHLRNEQASIEELPEGGATFKCVKCTDPFETEQELFVHIKEKHEELLREVNKYVLEDTEQINREREENQGSVCKHCGKVCKSSNSMAFLAHIRTHTGSKPFKCKICNFATAQLGDARNHVKRHLGMREYKCHICG